The following is a genomic window from Coriobacteriaceae bacterium.
TGATCTCACTGGTCGCCACCATCCTAACCGGCGCCGTGGCCTCGCGCACCGCCTGTTCCATCGCACGCGACCTGCGCCGCGAGACCTTCAACAAGGTCATGCACTTCTCGCCAGCCGAGGTGGGCAAGTTTAGCCAGGCCTCGCTCATCACTCGCTGCACCAACGACATTCAGCAGATTCAGATGGCCGCAACCCTGTTTATCCGCATGTGCCTCATGGCGCCCGTCATGGGCATCGTCGCCGTCATGCGCGTCCTGGCCAACCACACCGGCCTGGAGTGGACCATCGCCGTGGCCATCATCGCGGTCTCGGCCGTCGTCGGCGTGCTTATGGGCCTCACCATGCCCAAGTTCAAAAAGATGCAGAGCTTTGTGGACCGCGTGAACCTTACCGCCCGCGAGCTGCTCGACGGCCTTATGCCCATCCGCTCGTTTAACCGCGAGGAGCATGAGCTCGAGCGCTTTGACCAGGCGTCCCTCGACCTGATGACCACGCAGCTCTACACCAACCGCGCCATGAGCTTTATGATGCCGCTCATGATGCTCGTCATGAACTGCATCACCGTGCTTATCGTCTGGTTTGGCGCGCAGGGCGTGTCCGACGGTGTGATGCAGGTCGGCAACATGATGGCGTTTATCTCCTACACCATGCAGATCGTCATGGCGTTTATGATCCTCACCATGGTTTCGGTTATCCTGCCCCGCGCCGAGGTCGCAGCAGAGCGCGTGGAAGAGGTCATCACCTGCCCCACGAGCATCAACGACCCTGCCTCGCCCAAACTGCCCGCAGCCAGCGCGCCGCGCGGTGAGCTCACCTTCCGCGACGTGAGCTTCCAGTACCCCGATGCCCGCGCCGATGTCATCAGCGGCGTGAACTTCACCACACATGCCGGCCAGATGCTCGGCATCATTGGCTCAACGGGTTCGGGCAAGTCCACGCTCGTGCAGCTGATTCCGCGCCTGTACGACGTCACGGGCGGCAGCATTTCGCTCGACGGCATCGACGTGCGCGACATGACCCTTTCCGAGCTGCGCCACCGCATTGGTTACATCCCGCAGCAGGGTCGCCTGTTCTCGGGCACCGTCGCGAGCAACCTCAAGTTTGCCGGCGACATGGTGAGCGATGATGATATGCGCCAGGCGGCACGCATCGCCCAGGCCGAGGACTTTATCGCCGAGCGCGAGGGCGGTTACAACTCCCCCATCAGCCAGGGCGGCTCCAAT
Proteins encoded in this region:
- a CDS encoding ABC transporter ATP-binding protein/permease — protein: MRILKLFKKHVLALLAAIVLIVISCNADLALPTYMSDIVDVGVQQGGIASPVPDTIRAESLDDLELFMSAKDAKAVEAVFSKADNNGIRTYKGTEEERGDGDKIADIMSLPETVVLSLNQGIDASSMGDMTGASTEASNGGGAQAMPTPEQMAAMTPEQLAEMQQKAAATQNMQKQIDADGGKITMKSLRLGIEGGLVDQSKLVEGANQMADKMGSMSGSIVTQRAVSYVQDEYKAQGIDPADVQNAYLGRMATTMFGLCLISLVATILTGAVASRTACSIARDLRRETFNKVMHFSPAEVGKFSQASLITRCTNDIQQIQMAATLFIRMCLMAPVMGIVAVMRVLANHTGLEWTIAVAIIAVSAVVGVLMGLTMPKFKKMQSFVDRVNLTARELLDGLMPIRSFNREEHELERFDQASLDLMTTQLYTNRAMSFMMPLMMLVMNCITVLIVWFGAQGVSDGVMQVGNMMAFISYTMQIVMAFMILTMVSVILPRAEVAAERVEEVITCPTSINDPASPKLPAASAPRGELTFRDVSFQYPDARADVISGVNFTTHAGQMLGIIGSTGSGKSTLVQLIPRLYDVTGGSISLDGIDVRDMTLSELRHRIGYIPQQGRLFSGTVASNLKFAGDMVSDDDMRQAARIAQAEDFIAEREGGYNSPISQGGSNVSGGQRQRLAIARALAKKPEVVVFDDSFSALDYKTDARLREELAKNVTDAALVVVAQRIATIMHADQIIVLDDGHVVGTGTHEELLHGCPAYLEIAQSQLSAEELGLTQEEIAAVMEGGER